The following are encoded together in the Acidovorax sp. KKS102 genome:
- a CDS encoding DUF2160 domain-containing protein, with amino-acid sequence MFDWMAWTLPVAVFFTCIVLMLIGMTVWEIKSPTTMRKGFLPLETTRGDRLFIGLLSAAYVNLIFVGISGKLVQWFSLSAEPSVWISFVASMALLVLILRKG; translated from the coding sequence ATGTTTGACTGGATGGCCTGGACGTTGCCGGTGGCGGTGTTCTTCACGTGCATCGTGCTGATGCTGATCGGCATGACGGTGTGGGAGATCAAGTCGCCCACGACGATGCGCAAGGGCTTCTTGCCGCTGGAAACCACGCGCGGTGACCGGCTCTTTATCGGCCTGCTGTCAGCGGCCTACGTGAACCTGATTTTTGTGGGCATCAGCGGCAAGCTGGTCCAGTGGTTCAGCCTGTCGGCCGAGCCGTCGGTGTGGATCAGCTTTGTGGCGTCGATGGCGCTCTTGGTGCTGATCCTGCGCAAGGGTTGA
- a CDS encoding carbohydrate ABC transporter permease: MNEKRFQKRSIFLVVYLLFALLPIYWMVNMSFKTNEEILSTFTFFPQHFTWANYKTIFTDESWYSGYINSLIYVGINTVISLTVALPAAYAFSRYQFLGDKHVFFWLLTNRMTPPAVFLLPFFQLYTTVGLMDTHIAVALAHLLFNVPLAVWILEGFMSGIPREIDETAYIDGYSFPRFFVTIFLPLIKAGVGVAAFFCFMFSWVELLLARTLTSVNAKPIVATMTRTVSASGMDWATLAAAGVLTIVPGAIVIWFVRHYIAKGFAMGRV; encoded by the coding sequence ATGAATGAAAAGCGCTTCCAGAAGCGGTCGATCTTTCTGGTGGTCTACCTGCTGTTCGCACTGTTGCCCATCTACTGGATGGTCAACATGAGCTTCAAGACGAACGAGGAGATCCTGTCGACCTTCACGTTCTTCCCCCAGCACTTCACCTGGGCCAACTACAAGACCATCTTCACGGACGAGTCCTGGTATTCGGGCTACATCAACAGCCTGATCTATGTGGGCATCAACACGGTGATCTCGCTCACGGTGGCGCTGCCTGCGGCCTATGCGTTCAGCCGCTACCAGTTTCTGGGTGACAAGCATGTGTTCTTCTGGCTGCTGACCAACCGCATGACGCCACCGGCCGTGTTTTTGCTGCCGTTCTTTCAGCTGTACACGACCGTGGGGCTGATGGACACGCACATCGCGGTGGCGCTGGCGCACCTGCTCTTCAACGTGCCGCTGGCGGTGTGGATTCTCGAAGGCTTCATGAGCGGCATCCCGCGCGAGATCGACGAGACGGCGTACATCGACGGCTACAGCTTTCCGCGCTTTTTCGTGACCATCTTCCTGCCGCTGATCAAGGCAGGGGTGGGGGTGGCGGCGTTCTTCTGCTTCATGTTCAGCTGGGTGGAGCTGCTGCTGGCCCGCACGCTGACCAGCGTGAACGCCAAGCCCATCGTGGCCACGATGACACGCACGGTGAGCGCGAGCGGCATGGACTGGGCGACGCTGGCCGCCGCCGGGGTGCTGACCATCGTGCCCGGCGCCATCGTGATCTGGTTTGTGCGGCACTACATCGCAAAAGGCTTTGCGATGGGCCGGGTTTGA
- a CDS encoding carbohydrate ABC transporter permease has product MSATTKPVNQKAWFLILPVILCVAFSAILPLMTVVNYSVQDIISPERRVFVGTEWFVQVMRDEELHAALLRQLTFSLAVLAVEIPLGILLALSMPAQGWKSSAVLVVVALSLLIPWNVVGTIWQIYGRADIGLMGRLLQEMGIEYSYTGNATQAWLTVLLMDVWHWTPLVALLAFAGLRSIPDAYYQAARIDGASKFAVFRYIQLPKMRGVLMIAVLLRFMDSFMIYTEPFVLTGGGPGNATTFLSQYLTTKAVGQFDLGPAAAFSLIYFFIILLLCFILYNWMQRVGTASNEGAGHE; this is encoded by the coding sequence ATGAGCGCAACCACCAAACCCGTCAACCAGAAAGCCTGGTTCCTGATCCTGCCCGTGATTCTGTGTGTGGCCTTCTCGGCCATCCTGCCGCTGATGACGGTGGTGAACTACTCGGTGCAGGACATCATCAGCCCCGAGCGCCGCGTGTTTGTGGGCACCGAGTGGTTCGTGCAGGTGATGCGCGACGAGGAGCTGCACGCCGCGCTGCTGCGCCAGCTCACCTTCTCGCTGGCCGTGCTGGCGGTGGAGATTCCGCTGGGCATCCTGCTGGCGCTGTCCATGCCCGCGCAGGGCTGGAAGTCGTCCGCCGTGCTGGTGGTGGTGGCGCTGTCGCTGCTGATTCCCTGGAACGTGGTGGGCACCATCTGGCAGATCTATGGCCGTGCCGACATCGGCCTCATGGGCCGGCTGCTGCAGGAGATGGGCATCGAATACAGCTACACCGGCAACGCCACGCAGGCCTGGCTCACGGTGCTGCTGATGGACGTGTGGCACTGGACGCCGCTGGTCGCGCTGCTGGCGTTTGCCGGTCTGCGCTCCATCCCCGACGCGTACTACCAGGCGGCCCGCATTGACGGCGCGAGCAAGTTCGCAGTGTTCCGCTACATCCAGCTGCCCAAGATGCGTGGTGTGCTGATGATTGCGGTGCTGCTGCGCTTCATGGACAGCTTCATGATCTACACCGAGCCGTTCGTGCTCACCGGAGGCGGGCCGGGCAATGCCACCACCTTCCTGAGTCAGTACCTCACGACCAAGGCCGTGGGGCAGTTCGACCTGGGCCCTGCCGCAGCGTTCTCGCTGATCTATTTCTTCATCATCCTGCTGCTGTGCTTCATCCTCTACAACTGGATGCAGCGCGTGGGCACCGCCAGCAACGAAGGAGCCGGCCATGAATGA
- a CDS encoding ABC transporter ATP-binding protein: protein MARISLDLAHSYKPNPQQDSDYALLPLKMEFEDGGAYALLGPSGCGKTTMLNIMSGLLVPSHGKVLFDGRDVTRASPQERNIAQVFQFPVIYDTMTVAENLAFPLRNRKVPEDQIKQRVGVIAEMLEMSGQLNQRAAGLAADAKQKISLGRGLVRADVAAVLFDEPLTVIDPHLKWQLRRKLKQIHHELKLTLIYVTHDQVEALTFADQVVVMTRGKAVQVGSADALFERPAHTFVGHFIGSPGMNFLPAHSEGDSLTVAGNRLASPVGRTLPAGALQVGIRPEYLALAQPQQAGALPGTVVQVQDIGTYQMLTAKVGEHTVKARFTPETRLPSAGDTAWLQVLGEHTCFYKNEELLA from the coding sequence ATGGCCCGCATCAGCCTGGACCTGGCGCATTCGTACAAGCCCAACCCGCAGCAGGACAGCGACTACGCGCTGCTGCCGCTCAAGATGGAGTTCGAGGACGGCGGTGCCTACGCGCTGCTCGGCCCCTCGGGCTGTGGCAAGACCACCATGCTCAACATCATGTCGGGGCTGCTCGTGCCCTCGCATGGCAAGGTGCTGTTCGACGGCCGCGACGTGACGCGCGCCAGCCCGCAGGAGCGCAACATCGCCCAGGTGTTTCAGTTCCCCGTGATCTACGACACCATGACGGTGGCCGAGAACCTGGCCTTCCCTCTGCGCAACCGCAAGGTGCCCGAGGACCAGATCAAGCAGCGTGTGGGCGTGATCGCCGAGATGCTGGAGATGAGCGGCCAGCTCAACCAGCGCGCAGCAGGCCTGGCGGCCGATGCCAAGCAGAAGATTTCGCTGGGCCGTGGCCTGGTGCGCGCGGATGTGGCTGCCGTGCTGTTCGACGAGCCGCTCACGGTGATTGACCCACACCTCAAGTGGCAGCTGCGGCGCAAGCTCAAGCAGATCCACCACGAACTCAAGCTCACGCTGATCTATGTGACCCACGACCAGGTGGAGGCGCTGACCTTTGCCGACCAGGTGGTGGTGATGACGCGCGGCAAGGCCGTGCAGGTGGGGTCGGCGGACGCCTTGTTCGAGCGGCCTGCGCACACCTTCGTGGGGCACTTCATTGGTTCGCCGGGCATGAACTTCCTGCCGGCGCACAGCGAGGGTGACAGCCTCACCGTGGCCGGGAATCGCCTGGCCAGTCCCGTGGGCCGCACGCTACCCGCTGGCGCCCTGCAGGTCGGCATCCGGCCCGAATACCTGGCGCTGGCCCAGCCGCAACAGGCCGGTGCACTGCCCGGCACGGTGGTGCAGGTGCAGGACATCGGCACCTACCAGATGCTGACCGCCAAGGTGGGCGAGCACACCGTCAAGGCGCGTTTCACGCCCGAGACGCGCCTGCCATCGGCCGGTGACACGGCCTGGCTGCAGGTGCTGGGTGAGCACACCTGCTTTTACAAAAATGAGGAGTTGCTGGCATGA
- a CDS encoding ABC transporter ATP-binding protein gives MQLALDSISKKVGAQTWLYDMNLSLQPNAVTVLLGATQAGKTSLMRIMAGLDVPTHGRVLVDGKDVTGTPVRDRNVAMVYQQFINYPSMKVAANIASPLKLRGEKNIDARVREIASRLHIDMFLDRYPAELSGGQQQRVALARALAKGAPLMLLDEPLVNLDYKLREELREELTQLFAAGQSTVVYATTEPGEALLLGGYTAVLDEGQLLQYGPTAEVFHAPNSLRVARAFSDPPMNLIAASATPAGVRLQGGLELSVPLPQGVAAAAGLTVGVRASALRVAARPGDVSVAGVVELAEISGSDTFVHAATPWGDLVAQLTGVHYFELGTPITLHLDPAQAYVFGADGRLAWAPARPATAQGGR, from the coding sequence ATGCAGCTGGCGTTGGACAGCATCAGCAAAAAAGTCGGGGCGCAGACCTGGCTGTACGACATGAACCTGTCGCTGCAGCCCAATGCCGTGACGGTGTTGCTGGGGGCGACCCAGGCGGGCAAGACCAGCCTGATGCGCATCATGGCGGGGCTGGATGTGCCCACCCACGGGCGCGTGTTGGTGGATGGCAAGGACGTGACGGGCACCCCTGTGCGCGATCGCAATGTGGCCATGGTGTATCAGCAGTTCATCAACTACCCCTCGATGAAGGTGGCGGCCAACATCGCATCGCCCCTGAAGCTGCGCGGCGAAAAGAACATCGACGCCCGCGTGCGTGAAATCGCCAGCCGCCTGCACATCGACATGTTTCTGGACCGCTACCCGGCCGAGCTGTCGGGCGGGCAGCAGCAGCGCGTGGCCTTGGCCCGCGCCCTGGCCAAGGGCGCGCCGCTGATGCTGCTGGACGAACCCTTGGTGAACCTGGACTACAAGCTGCGCGAAGAGCTGCGCGAGGAGCTGACCCAGCTGTTTGCCGCCGGCCAGTCCACCGTGGTCTACGCCACCACCGAGCCGGGCGAGGCCCTGCTGCTGGGCGGCTACACGGCGGTGCTGGACGAAGGCCAGCTGCTGCAGTACGGCCCCACGGCCGAGGTGTTCCATGCGCCCAATTCGCTGCGCGTGGCGCGCGCTTTCAGCGACCCGCCGATGAACCTGATTGCCGCCTCGGCAACCCCTGCCGGGGTGCGCTTGCAGGGCGGCCTGGAGCTGAGCGTGCCGCTGCCACAAGGCGTGGCGGCAGCCGCCGGCCTCACCGTGGGCGTGCGCGCCAGTGCGCTGCGGGTTGCGGCCCGCCCGGGCGACGTCAGCGTGGCCGGGGTGGTGGAGCTGGCCGAGATTTCGGGCTCCGACACCTTTGTGCACGCGGCCACGCCCTGGGGCGACCTGGTGGCGCAGCTGACCGGCGTGCATTACTTTGAACTGGGCACGCCCATCACGCTGCACCTGGATCCCGCCCAGGCCTACGTGTTTGGTGCCGACGGCCGACTGGCCTGGGCGCCCGCCCGGCCTGCTACCGCACAAGGAGGGCGCTGA
- a CDS encoding DeoR/GlpR family DNA-binding transcription regulator, whose protein sequence is MNTNPRQLQLLEEVRARKSATVEQLADTLGVTLQTVRRDVQRLAESGLLTRFHGGVRVPSSTVENLAHTQRENLHAEGKARIARAVAEQVPNDCSLILNIGTTTEAIAKALLHHRGLRVITNNLNVAAILSGNPECEVIVAGGVVRARDRGIVGEAAVDFIRQFKVDIALIGISGIEPDGSLRDFDYREVKVAQTIIEHAREVWLAADFSKFNRPAMVQLATLAQIDRLFTDAPPPQPFPALLQDAEVICTVAA, encoded by the coding sequence GTGAACACCAATCCCCGCCAACTCCAACTCCTCGAAGAAGTGCGCGCGCGCAAGTCCGCCACGGTGGAACAACTTGCCGACACCCTGGGGGTCACGCTGCAGACGGTGCGCCGCGACGTGCAGCGCCTGGCGGAGTCGGGACTGCTCACGCGCTTTCATGGCGGCGTGCGCGTGCCCAGCTCTACGGTGGAGAACCTGGCACACACCCAGCGCGAAAACCTGCATGCCGAAGGCAAGGCACGCATTGCGCGCGCCGTGGCCGAACAGGTGCCCAACGACTGCTCGCTGATCCTGAACATCGGCACCACCACCGAGGCCATTGCCAAGGCGCTGCTGCACCACCGGGGCCTGCGCGTGATCACCAACAACCTGAATGTGGCCGCCATCCTGAGCGGCAACCCCGAGTGCGAGGTCATCGTGGCGGGCGGCGTGGTGCGCGCGCGCGACCGGGGCATCGTGGGCGAAGCGGCGGTGGATTTCATCCGCCAGTTCAAGGTGGACATTGCGCTCATCGGCATTTCGGGCATCGAGCCGGACGGGTCGCTGCGCGACTTCGACTACCGCGAAGTGAAGGTGGCGCAAACCATCATCGAACACGCGCGCGAAGTCTGGCTGGCGGCCGACTTCAGCAAGTTCAACCGCCCGGCCATGGTGCAACTGGCCACGCTGGCGCAGATCGACCGACTGTTCACCGACGCACCGCCGCCACAACCCTTCCCGGCCCTGCTGCAAGATGCTGAAGTCATCTGCACGGTGGCCGCGTAG
- the glpK gene encoding glycerol kinase GlpK, translated as MTYLLALDQGTSSSRSIVFDEGGHIVAQAQLELPQIYPQPGWVEHDPLEIWRTQLATARDALAKAGIAARDIRAVGITNQRETTVLWNRKTGQPVHHAIVWQDRRAEPACAQLRSQGHAATIQAKTGLLVDAYFSGTKLQWMLDHVPGARDAAERGELAFGTVDSWLMWKLTHGKVHVTDVSNASRTMLFNVHTNQWDDELLALLRIPKALMPEVLPSSAHFGDTAVDLLGHAIRIGGVAGDQQSALFGQACFTAGMAKNTYGTGCFMLMHTGSTFQTSQNGLLTTSAAQATAQPEFAMEGSVFVGGAVVQWLRDGLRAISTSGEVESLAQSVPDSGGVMMVPAFTGLGAPYWKPDARGTITGLTRGTTLGHIARAALESIAYQSAALLLAMSRDAVAAGGAPVSELRVDGGACINDLLMQFQADLLGIPVVRPAVIETTALGAAYLAGLSSGVYRSTDELSQLWRADRRFVPTLSSARAQELMANWEHAVRQTVAE; from the coding sequence ATGACCTACTTGCTCGCCCTCGACCAAGGCACCTCCAGCTCCCGCAGCATCGTTTTTGACGAAGGCGGCCACATCGTGGCGCAGGCGCAGCTGGAGCTGCCGCAGATTTACCCCCAGCCCGGCTGGGTGGAGCACGACCCGCTGGAGATCTGGCGCACCCAGCTCGCCACCGCGCGCGACGCGCTGGCCAAGGCGGGCATTGCGGCCCGCGACATACGCGCCGTCGGCATCACCAACCAGCGCGAAACCACGGTGCTCTGGAACCGCAAAACCGGCCAGCCCGTGCACCACGCCATCGTGTGGCAGGACCGGCGCGCCGAGCCCGCGTGCGCCCAGCTGCGAAGCCAAGGCCACGCCGCCACCATCCAGGCCAAGACCGGCCTGCTGGTGGATGCGTATTTCTCGGGCACCAAGCTGCAGTGGATGCTGGACCACGTGCCCGGCGCGCGCGACGCGGCCGAGCGCGGCGAACTGGCCTTTGGCACGGTGGACAGCTGGCTGATGTGGAAGCTCACCCACGGCAAGGTGCATGTGACGGACGTGAGCAACGCCTCGCGCACCATGCTGTTCAATGTGCACACCAACCAGTGGGACGACGAACTGCTGGCGCTGCTGCGCATCCCCAAGGCACTGATGCCCGAGGTGCTGCCATCGAGTGCCCACTTTGGCGATACCGCTGTCGACCTGTTGGGCCACGCCATCCGCATCGGCGGCGTGGCGGGCGACCAGCAAAGCGCGTTGTTCGGCCAGGCCTGCTTCACGGCGGGCATGGCCAAGAACACCTACGGCACCGGCTGCTTCATGCTCATGCACACGGGCAGCACGTTCCAGACCTCGCAGAACGGCCTGCTCACCACCAGCGCGGCCCAGGCCACCGCCCAGCCTGAATTCGCCATGGAAGGCAGCGTGTTTGTGGGCGGCGCCGTGGTGCAGTGGCTGCGCGACGGCCTGCGCGCCATCTCCACCAGCGGCGAGGTCGAGTCGCTGGCCCAAAGCGTGCCCGACTCGGGCGGCGTGATGATGGTGCCCGCCTTCACCGGCCTGGGCGCCCCCTACTGGAAGCCCGACGCACGCGGCACCATCACGGGCCTGACGCGCGGCACCACACTGGGGCACATTGCGCGCGCTGCGCTCGAAAGCATCGCCTACCAAAGCGCCGCCCTGCTGCTGGCCATGAGCCGCGACGCCGTGGCCGCCGGCGGCGCCCCGGTGAGCGAATTGCGCGTGGACGGCGGCGCGTGCATCAACGACCTGCTGATGCAGTTCCAGGCCGACCTGCTCGGCATCCCGGTGGTGCGGCCTGCGGTCATCGAGACCACGGCCCTGGGCGCGGCCTACCTGGCGGGGCTGTCGAGCGGCGTGTACCGCAGCACGGATGAACTCTCGCAACTGTGGCGCGCCGACCGCCGCTTTGTGCCCACGCTCAGCAGTGCGCGCGCGCAGGAGCTGATGGCGAACTGGGAACACGCTGTTCGCCAAACAGTAGCTGAGTAG
- the proC gene encoding pyrroline-5-carboxylate reductase — MTSPAPATANSSLPTIAFIGGGNMASAIIGGLIRQGHPASQIEVVEPYAPTREALLKNFGLIAQPEAGPALQRASIVVWAVKPQTFKDAAAQAKAHTQQALHLSVAAGIRSDSIAQWLSTERIVRTMPNTPALVGKGMSAIYARPAVTAAERQSVEAIMDSTGEFLWVESETQLDAVTALSGSGPAYVFYFLEAMTRAGVGMGLSDAQAHKLAVGTFVGASELARRSDESPAVLRERVTSKGGTTYAALQSMEASGVSQAFEAAMRAAEKRANELGNEFGS; from the coding sequence ATGACCTCCCCCGCTCCAGCCACAGCAAACTCCTCCCTCCCCACCATCGCCTTCATCGGCGGCGGCAACATGGCCAGCGCCATCATTGGCGGGCTGATCCGCCAGGGCCACCCGGCCAGCCAGATCGAGGTGGTCGAGCCCTACGCCCCCACGCGCGAGGCGCTGCTCAAGAACTTCGGCCTCATCGCGCAACCCGAGGCTGGCCCCGCACTGCAGCGCGCCAGCATCGTGGTCTGGGCGGTCAAGCCCCAGACCTTCAAGGACGCTGCGGCACAGGCCAAGGCCCACACGCAGCAGGCCCTGCACCTGAGCGTGGCGGCGGGCATTCGCTCTGACAGCATCGCCCAGTGGCTCTCCACCGAGCGCATCGTGCGCACCATGCCCAACACGCCTGCGCTGGTGGGCAAGGGCATGAGCGCGATCTACGCGCGCCCCGCCGTGACCGCGGCCGAGCGTCAGAGCGTGGAAGCCATCATGGACTCCACCGGCGAGTTCCTGTGGGTGGAGAGCGAGACCCAGCTCGACGCCGTCACCGCCCTGTCGGGCTCGGGCCCGGCCTATGTGTTCTATTTCCTCGAAGCCATGACGCGTGCGGGAGTGGGCATGGGCCTGTCCGACGCGCAGGCGCACAAGCTGGCCGTGGGCACCTTTGTGGGCGCGTCCGAGCTGGCCCGCCGTTCCGACGAATCCCCCGCTGTGCTGCGCGAACGCGTCACCTCCAAGGGGGGCACCACCTATGCCGCCCTGCAGTCGATGGAAGCCAGCGGTGTGTCCCAGGCATTCGAGGCCGCCATGCGCGCGGCCGAAAAACGTGCCAACGAATTGGGCAACGAGTTCGGATCTTGA